A genomic segment from Lutzomyia longipalpis isolate SR_M1_2022 chromosome 3, ASM2433408v1 encodes:
- the LOC129791898 gene encoding venom serine carboxypeptidase: MCKVCDFSSVFFHNLLTSTRKMALAKFLLVLLLINFCSGSFINPYPRLKFRPIEGGTDVGEPLFLTPLIHAGKIEEARNLSAVRHPELNFAPSHSGYLTVDAKMNSNLFFWYFPAKTNPHDAPIVVWLQGGPGASSLFGLFTENGPFEFTESGKVTRRKYSWHLNHHLIYFDNPVGTGFSFTDDDKGYSSNESEVGINLHLALEQFFKVFPDIRGNPFWVTGESYGGKYVPALTHRIHKMNEHAAENEKINLKGMAIGNGLSDPLHQLKYGDYLFQLGLIDANGRDLFHEYEKRGVDAINKRDFNAAFDIFDELINMDQLPSGSLFKNLTGFETYFNYLKSTDSGIDDNNMGKFLQRADVRKAIHVGNCTFHDTSGENKVEEHLKLDVMDTVAPWVSEILAEYRVCIYNGQLDVIVAYPLTVNYLSQLKFKDREAYLKAPRYVWRVDKDIAGYAKEAGNLVEVMVRNAGHMVPADQPKWAMDLITRLTSGKSFAVNP, encoded by the exons ATGTGCAAAGTTTGCGATTTTTCTTCAGTCTTTTTCCACAATTTGCTGACTTCAACACGCAAAATGGCTCTTGCCAAATTCCTCCTTGTTCTTTTGTTAATCAATTTCTGCAGTGGGAGCTTTATTAATCCATATCCGAGGCTCAAATTCCGTCCCATTGAGGGTGGTACGGACGTGGGAGAGCCCCTCTTCTTGACACCCCTCATTCATGCggggaaaattgaagaggCCCGAAATCTCTCAGCCGTCCGTCACCCTGAGCTGAACTTTGCACCCAGTCACTCGGGTTATCTCACTGTGGATGCCAAGATGAATTCCAACCTCTTCTTCTGGTACTTCCCCGCAAAGACAAATCCTCACGATGCTCCGATTGTTGTCTGGCTGCAGGGTGGCCCCGGGGCATCGTCTCTCTTTGGCCTCTTCACAGAGAATGGTCCATTTGAGTTCACGGAATCTGGGAAGGTGACACGACGGAAGTATTCATGGCACCTCAATCATCATCTAATCTACTTCGACAATCCCGTGGGTACGGGATTCAGTTTCACGGATGACGACAAAGGCTACTCAAGCAATGAGAGTGAAGTTGGGATTAATCTCCATTTGGCACTTGAGCAGTTCTTCAAGGTTTTCCCGGACATCCGAGGGAATCCCTTCTGGGTGACTGGAGAGAGTTATGGGGGGAAGTATGTACCTGCCCTCACGCATAGAATCCACAAAATGAACGAACATGCGGCtgagaatgagaaaattaacttgAAAG GAATGGCCATTGGGAATGGGTTGAGTGATCCTCTGCATCAGCTAAAATATGGGGACTACCTCTTCCAATTGGGACTAATTGATGCCAATGGCAGGGATTTATTCCACGAATATGAGAAACGCGGCGTGGATGCCATCAATAAGCGTGATTTCAATGCTGCTTTTGATATCTTCGATGAACTCATTAATATGGATCAGCTACCATCGGGGAGTCTCTTTAAGAATCTCACGGGCTTTGAGACGTACTTCAACTACCTCAAAAGCACCGATAGTGGCATTGATGACAACAACATGGGGAAGTTTCTGCAGCGTGCTGATGTCCGGAAGGCCATTCATGTGGGCAATTGCACGTTCCACGATACATCGGGAGAGAATAAAGTGGAGGAGCACCTGAAGTTGGATGTGATGGACACTGTAGCGCCGTGGGTTAGTGAAATCCTCGCAGAATACCGCGTTTGCATCTACAATGGGCAGCTGGATGTGATTGTGGCGTACCCACTGACGGTGAATTACTTGTCGCAGCTGAAGTTCAAGGATCGCGAGGCATACCTCAAGGCACCACGGTACGTGTGGCGTGTTGATAAGGACATTGCGGGGTATGCCAAAGAGGCTGGGAATCTCGTGGAGGTGATGGTGAGGAATGCAGGACACATGGTACCTGCGGATCAGCCTAAATGGGCCATGGATCTCATTACGAGGCTCACAagtggaaaatcttttgcaGTTAACCCTTAA